The Solibacillus daqui genome has a segment encoding these proteins:
- a CDS encoding TIGR00282 family metallophosphoesterase — MKVLFIGDIVGSIGRDAVATYLPRLKKKYNLDVVIANGENAAAGRGITRSIYNDLLQMGVDVITMGNHTWDNKDIFDFIDDADYLVRPANFSKDAPGRGVTQVTKNGVTISVINLHGRVFLPPHEDPFAMGLELVEEARKTSPLVFVDFHAEATSEKIALSWHLEGKASVVVGTHTHVQTADNRIYPGGTAYITDVGMTGPYDEVLGMGKDNVIYKFLTNMPARYEVPKKGREVLSAFFVEIDDKTGKAVRQERVLINEDNPFQA; from the coding sequence ATGAAAGTATTATTTATTGGTGATATCGTAGGTTCGATTGGTCGCGATGCGGTTGCGACGTATTTACCTCGTTTAAAAAAGAAATACAATTTAGATGTTGTGATTGCCAATGGTGAAAATGCAGCAGCAGGGCGCGGTATTACACGAAGCATTTACAATGATTTATTACAAATGGGTGTAGATGTTATCACGATGGGGAACCATACGTGGGATAACAAAGACATATTTGATTTTATCGACGATGCGGATTATTTAGTGCGTCCAGCAAACTTTTCAAAAGATGCACCTGGTCGTGGCGTGACACAAGTGACGAAAAATGGTGTGACAATTTCAGTCATTAATCTACATGGACGTGTATTTTTGCCACCTCATGAAGATCCATTTGCAATGGGCTTAGAACTTGTCGAAGAAGCACGTAAAACGTCACCACTTGTATTCGTCGATTTCCACGCTGAAGCAACAAGTGAGAAAATCGCGTTAAGCTGGCATTTAGAGGGCAAAGCGTCTGTCGTTGTTGGTACACATACGCATGTACAAACAGCGGATAACCGCATTTATCCAGGCGGAACAGCGTATATTACCGATGTTGGGATGACAGGCCCTTATGATGAAGTATTAGGAATGGGTAAAGACAATGTCATTTATAAATTTTTAACGAATATGCCAGCGCGCTATGAAGTGCCAAAAAAGGGCCGCGAAGTGTTAAGTGCATTCTTCGTTGAAATTGATGACAAAACAGGTAAAGCAGTACGTCAAGAGCGCGTATTAATAAACGAAGATAATCCGTTTCAGGCATAA
- a CDS encoding LCP family protein: MKKWKWAVGIAFVICIASLIVVINVYGDIKSTANEMYAPINNEVSVIRPQPVDITSKKEPFSVLVLGVDEREDDTGRSDTMIVLTVNPTLQTTKMLSIPRDTYTEIIGKSYKDKINHAYAFGGVEMSMKTVENLLAIPIDYVAKVNMESFVDIVDIVGGITVDNTLDFQYDGEHFSTGELKLDGEKALKYVRMRYEDPAGDFGRQNRQKQVIQGVLKESLSLNTLWNYKSIFKTLEKNVELNVAFEDLLNIRKNYGDSFKTIEQLYFKEGTGTMMNEIYYYVPNEAELLDIQNMLKDHMEM; this comes from the coding sequence ATGAAAAAATGGAAGTGGGCGGTTGGCATTGCCTTCGTAATATGCATTGCAAGCCTAATCGTTGTGATTAATGTTTATGGTGATATTAAAAGTACAGCAAATGAAATGTATGCCCCAATTAATAATGAAGTATCCGTAATTCGCCCACAACCAGTTGATATTACATCAAAAAAAGAGCCGTTTTCTGTCCTTGTTTTAGGAGTAGATGAACGAGAAGATGACACGGGTCGTTCTGATACGATGATTGTATTAACCGTTAACCCAACACTTCAAACAACGAAAATGCTTAGTATACCTCGTGATACGTATACGGAGATCATTGGTAAAAGCTATAAAGACAAGATTAATCATGCTTATGCATTTGGTGGGGTCGAAATGTCAATGAAAACAGTGGAAAATTTATTAGCCATTCCGATTGATTATGTTGCAAAGGTCAATATGGAAAGCTTTGTTGATATTGTAGACATTGTGGGAGGAATTACAGTTGATAACACATTAGATTTTCAATATGATGGGGAGCATTTTTCAACTGGTGAATTGAAATTAGATGGAGAAAAGGCTCTAAAATATGTCCGAATGCGCTATGAGGATCCAGCAGGTGATTTTGGTCGGCAAAATCGACAAAAACAAGTCATTCAAGGTGTTTTAAAAGAGAGTTTGTCACTTAATACTTTATGGAACTATAAATCGATTTTCAAAACATTGGAAAAAAATGTTGAATTAAACGTGGCTTTTGAAGATCTTCTGAACATTCGAAAAAACTATGGCGATAGTTTCAAAACGATTGAGCAGCTTTATTTTAAAGAAGGCACTGGTACCATGATGAATGAGATTTATTATTATGTTCCGAATGAAGCTGAATTGCTCGATATTCAAAATATGCTTAAAGATCATATGGAAATGTAA
- the galE gene encoding UDP-glucose 4-epimerase GalE — protein sequence MNMIKLTNSFLRDITKSFLPDKNIRNRGGTTTNILVTGGAGYIGTHTCIALIESGHTVVVADNLSNSKRESIEKIKRITNKEFPFYEIDISNKQAVETIFENHRIDGVIHFAGLKAVGESVEKPSMYYENNLVSTLVLANSCLKFGINRFVFSSSATVYGENEVPFVETMDLLPTTNPYGETKAMCERILTDIAKANPSFSVSLLRYFNPIGAHESGLIGEVPNGIPNNLMPFITQVAKGMREYLSIFGNDYPTIDGTGVRDYIHVMDLAEGHVAAINFVSEGVHIYNLGTGQGTSVLQLVKAFEEANGVTIRYEIEDRRPGDIASCYANVFKARRELCWIAKRDVVTMCKDAWRFEKNYQHQVV from the coding sequence ATGAATATGATAAAGCTTACAAACTCTTTTTTAAGAGATATAACTAAGTCTTTTTTACCTGATAAAAACATTAGAAATAGAGGGGGAACGACAACGAATATTTTAGTAACTGGCGGTGCGGGATACATTGGTACACATACTTGTATAGCGCTAATTGAATCAGGACATACAGTGGTTGTCGCTGACAATCTCAGTAATAGTAAAAGGGAGTCTATAGAAAAAATCAAACGGATTACAAACAAAGAATTTCCTTTTTACGAAATTGATATATCCAATAAACAAGCAGTTGAGACTATTTTCGAAAATCATCGGATTGATGGCGTCATTCATTTTGCTGGGTTGAAAGCTGTCGGTGAATCCGTTGAGAAACCGTCTATGTATTATGAAAATAATCTTGTTAGTACACTTGTATTGGCTAATAGTTGTTTGAAGTTTGGAATAAATCGATTTGTATTTAGTTCATCGGCCACAGTGTACGGTGAAAATGAAGTGCCGTTTGTTGAGACGATGGATTTATTACCCACTACCAATCCATATGGTGAAACAAAGGCAATGTGTGAGCGGATTTTGACAGATATCGCTAAAGCAAATCCGTCATTTTCAGTATCGTTACTACGTTATTTTAATCCAATTGGAGCACATGAAAGTGGGTTGATTGGTGAAGTACCGAATGGAATACCAAATAATTTAATGCCATTTATAACACAAGTCGCTAAAGGAATGCGAGAATATTTAAGCATCTTTGGCAACGATTATCCAACGATTGATGGCACGGGTGTTCGTGATTATATTCATGTGATGGATTTAGCAGAAGGGCATGTGGCTGCTATCAATTTTGTATCGGAAGGGGTCCATATATATAATCTTGGTACAGGTCAAGGAACAAGCGTATTGCAATTAGTAAAGGCATTTGAAGAAGCGAATGGCGTTACGATACGCTATGAAATTGAGGATCGTAGGCCAGGAGACATTGCTTCTTGCTATGCGAATGTATTTAAAGCTAGACGAGAGTTGTGTTGGATAGCAAAGCGCGATGTTGTGACGATGTGCAAAGACGCATGGCGATTTGAAAAAAATTATCAACATCAAGTAGTTTAA
- a CDS encoding tyrosine-protein phosphatase yields the protein MVDMHCHIIWNEDDGPRSMVESMKLIEQAVKEGITALIATSHSNHPQYDVGYNVVSDQIDILQNEIINNKIPLTLYTGHEVRLSEKIIPLYQANLIHTLANSQFLLLELPSYTVPSYTNHIIHALLMEGITPIIAHPERNKAIAENPNRLVQLIRQGAFSQITAGSLTGHFGRAVQKLSLDLVRANLVHVYGSDVHNLTTRPFLFDQGLCYLEKKKELETVDILLENNARILQNIPFIIKEPEETATAKWWKIY from the coding sequence ATGGTTGATATGCATTGTCATATAATATGGAATGAAGATGATGGTCCAAGGTCTATGGTAGAATCTATGAAGTTAATCGAACAGGCGGTGAAAGAAGGAATAACAGCACTCATTGCCACCTCACATAGCAATCATCCGCAATATGATGTGGGGTACAACGTAGTATCGGATCAAATTGACATTTTACAAAACGAAATAATAAACAACAAAATACCTCTCACACTATATACCGGTCATGAAGTACGGTTATCCGAAAAAATTATTCCACTCTATCAAGCAAATCTCATTCATACACTAGCAAACTCACAATTTTTACTATTAGAATTACCTTCCTATACTGTACCTAGTTATACTAATCACATCATTCATGCGTTGTTAATGGAAGGTATCACGCCCATTATTGCACATCCTGAGCGCAATAAAGCAATTGCCGAAAATCCAAATCGGTTAGTGCAGCTTATTCGACAAGGGGCGTTTTCACAAATAACGGCCGGCAGTTTAACCGGTCATTTTGGGCGTGCCGTACAAAAGCTGTCGCTTGATTTAGTGAGGGCTAATCTCGTGCATGTGTATGGATCTGATGTCCATAATTTAACGACACGCCCATTTCTTTTTGATCAAGGTCTTTGCTATTTAGAAAAGAAAAAAGAATTAGAGACTGTGGACATTTTACTTGAAAATAATGCGAGGATTTTACAAAATATCCCCTTCATTATTAAAGAACCTGAAGAAACTGCTACAGCGAAGTGGTGGAAAATATATTAA
- a CDS encoding sugar transferase has protein sequence MQACNLSIYSRFVKRPMDFILALLAIIILSPIFFIVTILVRINLGRSVIFKQKRPGKDEQIFTLYKFRTMTDERDEQGELLPNSLRLTKFGRFLRSTSLDELPELFNILKGDMSIIGPRPLVIEYLPHYTEQERIRHSVRPGLSGLAQINGRNTVNWEMRFAYDIKYVDKITFIGDLKIIIKTIIQVIKRADIGESGVDTPIDFDQYRQGKLEVSDS, from the coding sequence ATGCAAGCATGTAACCTTTCAATTTATAGCAGATTTGTAAAAAGGCCAATGGATTTCATATTAGCATTATTAGCAATTATAATACTTAGTCCAATTTTTTTTATTGTTACTATATTAGTGCGTATTAACCTTGGAAGATCTGTGATATTTAAACAGAAAAGGCCTGGCAAAGATGAACAAATTTTTACTTTGTATAAGTTTAGAACAATGACAGATGAAAGAGATGAACAGGGAGAGTTATTACCAAATAGTTTGAGGTTAACAAAATTTGGTAGGTTTCTTCGTTCAACATCACTTGATGAGCTTCCTGAACTTTTCAATATTTTAAAGGGGGATATGTCAATTATTGGACCAAGGCCTTTGGTTATCGAATATTTACCCCATTATACGGAGCAAGAAAGAATTAGGCATTCCGTGAGGCCAGGATTATCAGGATTAGCTCAGATTAATGGTAGAAATACTGTTAACTGGGAAATGCGTTTTGCTTATGATATTAAATACGTTGATAAAATTACTTTTATCGGAGATTTAAAGATAATTATAAAAACAATTATCCAAGTTATTAAGAGAGCTGATATTGGGGAGAGTGGTGTGGATACTCCAATAGACTTTGATCAGTATAGACAAGGGAAACTCGAAGTAAGTGATTCTTAA
- a CDS encoding polysaccharide biosynthesis protein, giving the protein MNYTVRYTIFFIIDSLIVLSAIFISYYLLHPTFHIYSDSLIILSSITLLISHHIMAYFFQLYNRIWSLASVRELLTIAYAVTISVIAASVMQLLIKGDIYFRVMVVTWLLHIVLIGGSRFLLRIVHDRTSFKPNGNLKRVLIIGAGEAGTMLLRSIKKNPSEYQVVAVVDDDRNKKHLKLMDINVCGTTKDIPRIVQDKKIDEIFLAIPSLSKKEIREVYSRCLETKATIKIMPKIEDVMTGKVSVNDMQEIKIEDLLGREEIKLDMLALSNNLTNKIILVTGAGGSIGSEICRQVAQFQPTQVILLGHGENSIYSIHMELSENIDFKEIEFIPIIADVQDRERIFEVVEHFQPDVIYHAAAHKHVPMMEYNPREAVKNNIFGTKNVADAAHTFGVSNFVMISTDKAVNPPNIMGATKRIAEMIIQNLAKYSDTNFAAVRFGNVLGSRGSVIPRFKAQIAAGGPVTVTHPEMTRYFMTIPEASRLVLQAGVLARGGVVFVLDMGEPLKIVDLAKNLIRLSGFTEDEIGIEFSGIRPGEKMYEELLNAAEIQEEHVYPKIHVGKANCISEQQLMSMLIEIEECDSEKLKQKLVDIANGRWMKSTDFLPEIIV; this is encoded by the coding sequence GTGAATTATACAGTAAGGTATACAATATTTTTTATAATAGATTCACTTATTGTGTTATCAGCTATTTTTATTAGTTACTACTTATTGCATCCTACATTTCATATTTATTCTGACTCATTAATCATCTTGAGTTCAATCACATTATTAATTAGTCATCATATTATGGCCTATTTTTTCCAACTGTATAATCGTATCTGGAGTTTAGCTTCAGTTAGAGAATTGTTAACGATAGCTTATGCGGTGACTATTTCAGTTATTGCAGCGAGTGTTATGCAACTTCTAATAAAAGGTGATATCTATTTCCGAGTTATGGTTGTTACATGGCTATTGCATATTGTATTGATCGGTGGCTCGCGCTTTTTATTAAGAATTGTGCATGATAGGACATCATTTAAACCGAATGGCAATTTAAAACGAGTATTAATCATCGGCGCTGGGGAGGCAGGAACAATGCTCCTCCGTAGTATTAAGAAGAATCCATCCGAATATCAAGTGGTGGCCGTTGTAGATGATGATCGAAATAAAAAACATTTAAAATTAATGGATATTAATGTGTGTGGAACAACAAAAGATATTCCACGTATTGTGCAAGATAAAAAAATTGATGAAATTTTTTTAGCAATCCCTTCCCTAAGTAAAAAGGAAATTCGAGAAGTTTATTCACGTTGCTTAGAGACGAAAGCAACTATCAAAATTATGCCAAAAATTGAGGATGTCATGACAGGTAAAGTTTCGGTTAATGATATGCAAGAAATAAAAATCGAAGACCTACTAGGACGTGAAGAAATCAAACTCGATATGTTGGCGCTCTCCAATAATCTAACAAATAAAATAATCCTCGTAACAGGTGCTGGCGGATCCATAGGTTCTGAAATCTGCCGTCAAGTAGCACAATTCCAACCAACACAAGTCATTTTACTCGGTCACGGTGAAAACTCAATATACTCAATCCATATGGAATTATCAGAAAATATAGATTTTAAAGAAATAGAATTCATTCCAATTATTGCGGATGTACAAGATAGAGAGCGAATTTTTGAAGTGGTCGAACATTTTCAGCCAGATGTAATTTATCATGCAGCTGCTCATAAACATGTACCGATGATGGAATATAACCCACGAGAAGCAGTGAAAAATAATATTTTTGGGACAAAAAATGTAGCAGATGCGGCACATACATTTGGTGTCTCTAATTTTGTCATGATTTCAACTGATAAAGCGGTGAATCCGCCAAACATTATGGGAGCAACGAAGCGAATTGCCGAAATGATTATTCAGAATTTAGCAAAATATAGCGATACGAACTTTGCTGCAGTCCGTTTTGGTAATGTACTTGGCTCACGTGGAAGTGTCATTCCAAGATTCAAGGCACAGATTGCTGCAGGAGGCCCAGTCACCGTTACACATCCGGAAATGACTCGGTATTTTATGACCATACCAGAAGCATCAAGACTCGTATTGCAAGCTGGGGTACTTGCGCGTGGCGGAGTAGTTTTCGTACTTGATATGGGGGAGCCGTTGAAAATTGTAGATTTAGCAAAAAATCTCATTCGCTTATCAGGATTTACCGAAGATGAAATCGGTATTGAATTTTCGGGTATTCGCCCCGGGGAAAAGATGTATGAGGAATTACTAAATGCAGCGGAAATTCAGGAGGAACATGTTTATCCTAAAATCCATGTTGGCAAAGCAAATTGTATTAGCGAGCAACAATTAATGTCTATGCTAATCGAAATAGAAGAATGTGATTCAGAGAAATTAAAACAAAAGCTAGTTGATATCGCAAATGGAAGGTGGATGAAAAGTACTGATTTTCTACCTGAAATAATAGTTTGA
- the galE gene encoding UDP-glucose 4-epimerase GalE: MILVVGGAGYIGSHVVKELIQTEQVIVYDNLSTGHREAVDERAIFVQGDIKDEVKLTQLFTLFPITAVVHFAAASSVEESVRNPWHYYENNVGATLNLLKVMRVHKVNKLIFSSTAATYQPIEQGFLNEDSATCPANPYGRSKRMVEQILEDYTTAYDFQCTVLRYFNVAGADAFAQIGESHLPETHLIPLVLKNLNGETESIKIYGDDYDTADGTCIRDFVHVEDLATAHILALEALTIEQTPFTIYNVGNEHGYSVKEIIKTCEQVTNKKATIENAKRRSGDPARLVASSKKIRQALGWDAERDLQTMVEHAWNWHQLQKY, translated from the coding sequence TTGATTTTAGTCGTTGGTGGAGCAGGCTATATTGGGAGCCATGTTGTTAAAGAACTTATTCAAACAGAGCAAGTTATCGTTTATGATAATTTATCTACAGGGCATCGTGAGGCAGTGGATGAACGTGCTATTTTTGTACAAGGGGATATAAAGGATGAAGTAAAGTTAACACAATTGTTTACACTTTTTCCGATTACTGCAGTAGTACATTTTGCTGCGGCTAGTTCGGTTGAGGAATCCGTCCGAAATCCTTGGCATTATTATGAAAATAATGTAGGTGCAACACTAAATTTACTAAAAGTGATGCGTGTCCATAAAGTAAATAAGTTAATTTTCTCTTCTACAGCTGCAACATATCAACCGATCGAGCAAGGGTTCCTCAATGAAGACAGCGCAACTTGTCCAGCAAATCCATATGGGCGCTCAAAGCGAATGGTTGAACAAATTTTAGAAGATTATACAACTGCTTATGATTTTCAATGTACAGTTTTAAGATATTTTAATGTAGCTGGAGCAGATGCATTTGCGCAAATCGGCGAAAGTCATTTACCTGAAACGCATTTAATTCCTCTTGTATTGAAGAATTTAAATGGCGAAACAGAGTCCATAAAGATTTACGGGGATGACTATGACACAGCGGATGGAACATGTATTCGAGATTTTGTACACGTTGAGGATTTGGCGACAGCACATATCTTAGCGTTGGAGGCTTTAACTATTGAGCAAACACCTTTTACGATTTATAACGTAGGCAATGAGCATGGCTATTCTGTGAAAGAAATTATTAAGACATGCGAACAGGTGACAAATAAAAAAGCGACGATTGAAAATGCTAAAAGACGTAGTGGCGATCCAGCGCGGCTTGTAGCATCATCTAAGAAAATAAGACAAGCGCTTGGTTGGGATGCGGAAAGGGACCTACAAACGATGGTTGAGCACGCTTGGAACTGGCATCAACTTCAGAAGTATTAA
- a CDS encoding GNAT family N-acetyltransferase, which translates to MLTMITFDETEKWNTIVEKFKDFDVYYLSTYLEAFKIHGDGEPILFYYEDENITAINVVMKRDIAADVRFHNKVNPHTFYDIATPYGYGGFLIEGTITEANLQKLNDEYNELCAKEGIVSEIVRFHPVLNNCEYVSSMYEISNLGKTITLTLASQEEIWNNLNTNKKRWIKKALKSGVQIYWGRSPELFTEFRSLYHQTMEKNNAKNYYNFNDDFFQSVLQDMPYNSLIFYAQFEKRTIAMVITTFGNGQIHHHLSASDINFQHLGPTNLLMYEIACWGNANGFKTFHLGGGVGSKADSLYEFKQGFNKNSDTIFSIGKKIFDVEKYNHLLRIRKKDENFDESEAFFPSYRI; encoded by the coding sequence ATGTTAACAATGATTACATTTGATGAAACAGAAAAATGGAATACGATTGTTGAAAAATTTAAAGATTTTGATGTTTATTATCTATCTACCTATTTAGAGGCATTTAAAATTCATGGCGATGGGGAACCGATACTCTTTTATTACGAGGATGAAAATATTACGGCGATCAATGTAGTGATGAAACGAGATATAGCAGCAGATGTAAGGTTTCACAACAAAGTAAATCCCCACACCTTTTATGACATCGCTACGCCATATGGTTATGGTGGCTTTTTAATAGAAGGAACGATAACAGAAGCGAATTTGCAAAAATTGAACGATGAATACAATGAACTATGTGCGAAAGAGGGCATTGTGAGCGAAATTGTTCGATTTCACCCAGTTCTAAATAATTGCGAATATGTAAGCAGCATGTATGAAATCTCTAATCTTGGTAAAACCATTACTTTAACGTTGGCTTCACAAGAAGAAATTTGGAATAACCTAAATACGAATAAAAAGAGATGGATAAAGAAGGCTTTAAAATCAGGCGTCCAAATATACTGGGGAAGGAGTCCAGAATTATTTACTGAATTTAGGAGCTTGTATCATCAGACAATGGAAAAGAATAATGCTAAAAATTACTACAATTTTAATGATGATTTTTTTCAAAGTGTGCTACAGGATATGCCCTATAATTCATTAATTTTTTATGCGCAATTTGAAAAAAGAACAATTGCAATGGTTATAACAACATTTGGAAATGGACAAATCCATCACCATTTGTCTGCATCGGATATTAACTTTCAACATCTTGGCCCAACCAATCTATTAATGTATGAAATCGCATGTTGGGGAAATGCGAATGGATTTAAAACCTTTCATTTAGGCGGAGGGGTTGGTAGTAAAGCAGATAGCCTTTATGAATTTAAACAAGGCTTTAATAAAAATTCGGATACGATTTTTTCAATAGGAAAGAAAATATTTGATGTAGAAAAATACAACCATTTGCTGAGAATTAGAAAAAAAGATGAAAATTTCGACGAATCGGAAGCTTTCTTCCCGAGCTATAGAATTTAG
- a CDS encoding DegT/DnrJ/EryC1/StrS family aminotransferase produces the protein MEDKIFLSSPHMSDEGYEMQYIKEAFDTNWISPLGENVNQFEKELAEKVGSKSAVALSSGTAAIHLALKAAGVMDGDIVFCSTLTFAATANPIIYQNAIPVFIDSDYETWNMCPKSLEEAFLKYPNVKAVIVVHLYGLSANMEKIVHLCQEYNVALIEDAAESLGSYYRGQPSGTHGDYGIYSFNGNKIITTSGGGMLVSNNEMKMDKVKFWATQSRDPARHYQHSELGFNYRMSNIVAGIGRGQLKVLDQRVEKKKYIFEYYRNELSSLKDIEFMPINDWNEPNYWLSAITMNGKIRPLNVIEALEKENIESRPIWKPMHLQPFFEKYDFIGTNVSEELFENGVCLPSDTKMTEKDLEKVVDIIKTVMLVGTHASM, from the coding sequence ATGGAGGATAAAATTTTTCTTTCATCTCCACATATGAGTGATGAAGGGTATGAGATGCAATATATTAAGGAAGCTTTTGATACGAATTGGATTTCTCCACTCGGTGAAAATGTAAATCAGTTTGAAAAAGAGCTGGCAGAAAAAGTAGGAAGCAAATCTGCAGTAGCTTTATCGTCAGGAACGGCGGCAATTCACTTGGCATTAAAAGCTGCAGGAGTAATGGATGGAGATATCGTTTTTTGTTCAACACTTACATTCGCAGCTACAGCCAATCCAATTATTTATCAAAATGCGATTCCAGTTTTCATTGATAGTGACTATGAAACTTGGAATATGTGCCCGAAATCTTTGGAAGAGGCATTTCTGAAATATCCAAATGTAAAGGCTGTTATTGTGGTCCATCTTTATGGCTTATCTGCAAATATGGAAAAAATCGTTCATCTCTGTCAAGAATATAATGTTGCATTGATCGAAGATGCTGCTGAATCACTTGGAAGCTACTATAGAGGTCAGCCTAGTGGAACGCATGGTGACTATGGTATTTATTCTTTTAACGGCAACAAAATCATTACGACCTCTGGCGGAGGGATGCTTGTTTCAAATAATGAAATGAAAATGGATAAGGTGAAATTTTGGGCAACGCAATCAAGAGACCCTGCAAGGCATTATCAACATAGCGAATTAGGATTCAACTATCGAATGAGCAATATTGTTGCTGGAATTGGGAGAGGGCAATTGAAAGTGTTAGATCAAAGAGTAGAAAAAAAGAAATATATTTTTGAATATTATAGAAACGAATTAAGTTCTCTAAAGGATATTGAGTTTATGCCAATCAATGACTGGAATGAGCCTAATTACTGGTTAAGCGCTATAACAATGAATGGAAAGATAAGACCGCTAAATGTGATAGAGGCGTTAGAAAAAGAGAATATTGAATCGAGACCTATTTGGAAGCCAATGCATCTGCAACCGTTCTTTGAAAAATATGATTTTATTGGTACTAACGTGTCGGAAGAATTGTTTGAGAATGGCGTTTGTTTACCTTCTGATACAAAGATGACGGAAAAGGATTTGGAAAAAGTTGTGGACATCATTAAAACAGTTATGTTGGTAGGTACTCATGCAAGCATGTAA
- a CDS encoding glycosyltransferase family 4 protein — MKILFLSISYIKTIEEKGIYTDLIRQFRDGGHQVYVVNPIEKRLNKPTQYVIENGVHFLRVRIGNITQNNLIEKGLSTLIIERQFLNAIKHHYREVVFDLIINSTPPITFEKVIRFVKKRDNAKSYLLLKDIFPQNAVDLNMFRKNGLIYKYFRMKEKRLYQISDYIGCMSQANVDYIKKHNPRISANKIEICPNSIDILSINNNDDSVKQIREKYNIPSDKTIFIYGGNLGKPQGIDFLIECLKGNNYIHQAFFVIAGAGTEFNKLKHYFDAEKPTNARLLEELPKDEYELLANSCDVGLIFLDHRFTIPNFPSRLLSYMQSSMPVLAATDVHTDIGQVIEQGKFGLWCESNNVEQFNKKINQFVDSTLRESMGKNAKTYLEQNYSSKHSYEIIMNHFK; from the coding sequence ATGAAAATATTATTTCTTTCAATTAGTTACATCAAGACAATAGAGGAAAAAGGAATCTACACCGATCTGATTAGACAGTTTCGAGATGGCGGTCACCAGGTGTATGTAGTTAATCCGATTGAAAAACGCTTGAACAAACCTACTCAGTATGTGATAGAAAATGGTGTGCATTTTCTTAGGGTGAGAATAGGTAATATTACGCAAAATAATCTGATTGAAAAAGGGTTATCCACTCTAATAATTGAACGCCAATTTTTGAACGCTATTAAGCACCATTATAGGGAAGTAGTTTTTGATTTGATCATCAATTCAACTCCGCCGATCACATTTGAAAAAGTAATAAGGTTCGTTAAAAAAAGGGATAATGCGAAATCTTACTTATTACTTAAAGATATTTTTCCGCAAAATGCTGTTGATTTAAACATGTTTCGTAAAAATGGTTTGATTTATAAGTATTTTAGGATGAAGGAAAAGAGATTATACCAAATTTCCGATTATATAGGCTGTATGTCACAGGCGAATGTCGATTATATAAAGAAACATAATCCAAGAATTTCTGCTAATAAAATTGAAATATGCCCAAATAGTATCGATATTTTATCGATAAATAATAACGATGACAGCGTAAAACAGATTAGGGAAAAGTATAACATTCCTTCTGATAAAACAATTTTCATCTATGGAGGCAACCTAGGTAAACCCCAAGGAATTGATTTTCTAATCGAATGCTTGAAAGGGAATAATTATATACATCAGGCATTTTTTGTTATTGCAGGGGCTGGGACAGAATTTAACAAACTCAAACATTACTTTGATGCCGAGAAACCTACAAATGCGCGATTGCTTGAAGAATTACCAAAAGATGAATATGAGCTGTTAGCAAATTCATGTGATGTCGGTTTAATTTTTCTTGACCATCGATTTACAATCCCGAATTTCCCATCACGATTACTTTCTTACATGCAATCTTCCATGCCAGTGTTAGCTGCTACGGACGTTCATACGGATATTGGGCAAGTGATTGAACAAGGAAAATTTGGTCTGTGGTGTGAGAGTAATAATGTTGAGCAATTCAACAAAAAGATAAATCAATTTGTTGATTCAACATTAAGAGAATCAATGGGGAAAAATGCGAAAACCTATTTAGAACAAAATTATTCTAGCAAACACTCATATGAAATAATAATGAACCATTTTAAATAA